The sequence ACAATTGGAACTGCGGCGGCCCTCGCATGATCGACTGCTTCGATGGTCTGGGGCATAACCCTGTCATCGGCGGCGACCACAAGCGCAACGATATCAGTTGCCTGCGCACCGCGTGCCCTCATGGATGTAAACGCCTCGTGGCCGGGCGTATCAAGGAAGATGATCTTGCCGCCGGGCAGGAAAACTTCGTAAGCGCCTATGTGCTGGGTTATCCCGCCTGCCTCACCGGCAATCACATTTGTCTTGCGGACAAAATCCAGAAGAGATGTCTTTCCGTGATCAACATGCCCCATCACCGTAACAACCGGCGGCCTGGCCACAAGGACTTCAGGCGCCTCTTTCTCCTCTTCTTCGAGGACTTCGAGGCCGTACTCCTGAACAAACTCAACTTCGAATCCAAACTCATCTGTGACGGCAAGGATCTCGTCTTTGTCAAGCCGTCTGTTTATGTTTGCCAGAAGCCCGAGTTTGAGGCACGTAGAAATGATCTCCTGCGGCTTGACCTCCATCTTGCCTGCAAGCTCGGAAACGGTGATAAACTCAGTTGCTTTGATCAGCTTCTGTTCGACAACTTCTTCTTCAACGTCCGTCTCTTTTTTCCTCTTCTTCTTGATGTGCTTTCCGGTCTCAAGAGAGGCAAGAGTCTTTTTCACGCTCTCAATTACAGTCTTTTCATCAACAACTCGCTTCTTTCTCGAAGGCTTTGCCCGCGTTTTATCATCCGTAGGTCTTGTTATTACGACCGGCTTCTTGGGCGCAAGTTTCTCTTCCCTTTGAAGGATCTTTTCTCTCTTCCGGGCAAACTCTTCTTTTGCGGCTTCCTTCTCTTTTTCGAACTTCCCCTTGATTGCCTCTATCGTCGCCTCATCAATGGCGCTCATATGGCTCTTCACGGGGATGTTCATCCCTCTCACGATTTCAAGAAGGGCTTCGCTTGAGATGCTGAATTGTTTTGCTACTTCGTATATTCTCTTCTTCAAATCTCCTCTTCTTCCTGGAGGGAGCTTTCCTCAGCGGTCGATTCCTCCGAATCGGCAGTCTCCGGTTTCTCTTCCTCAGCCTCGGCAGTCATTTGCCCGGCGAGTTCGAGAAGTTTGTTGGCGGTCTTCTCCCCTATGCCCTGTATAGAAGTAAGTCCCTCGATTCCTGCCTTCACGAGATCCTCTCCGGTCTTGATACCGGCATCTTTTAGTTTCGCGGCAAGTTTCTCCGAGATGCCGTCTATTTTCTCTATGTCAATTGCCTCCGCTTTTTCAGGCTCCGTCCTCTTGTCATGCTCGGACTTGCTCACGAGATCTATCTTGGCACCGCAGAGCTTCATGGCAAGCCGCACATTCTGTCCGCCTTTTCCGATCGCAAGCGAAAGCTGGTCATCCGGAACAACAACATAGACCCGGTTCTCTGTCTCCTCATGCTTCGCCTGAAGAACCTTGGCAGGACTCAGGGCGCGGGTCACAAAAACAACTGGATCATGGCTCCACGGAACGATATCAATCCTTTCCCCGCCAAGCTCTCTCACAATTGACTGCACTCTCGAACCCTTTATTCCAACGCAGGCCCCAACCGGATCCACTTTTTCATCGTGAGAGAGAACAGATATCTTGGAACGTGATCCCGGCTCCCTTGCGACTCCTTTCACCTCGACGATTCCTTCGGTAATCTCGGGGACTTCACTCTCAAATAGTCTCTTCAGGAAATCCGGATGAGTCCTGGAAAGAGTCACCTGCGGCAACTTGGCCGACTTGTCAACGCTGCACACAATGGCTCTCACATAGTCACCCTGCCTGTATCTTTCTTTTCCAACGAGCTCTCTCGAGGGAAGAATTGCCTCTGTTTTCTCGAGCTTGACTATCACATTGCCCCTGTCAATCTGCTGGGCCTGTCCCCTGACGAGCCGGCCTATCTTCTCCTGATATTCCTTGAAAATTCTTTCCCTTTCCGCTTCCCTGACCTTCTGGATAAGAACCTGCTTTGCCGCCTGAATGGCGTTTCTCCCGAACTCCGCCACCGGGAGGGCGATGCTGACCAGTTCACCTACCTGAGTCTCGGGCGAAATGGCTTTCGCCTCTTCAAGCCTTATCTCCGCCATAGGGTCTTCCACTTTTTCCACGACCTTCTTCTTCGCAGTCATTAGAATGACACCCTTGGTCTCATCGATTTTCACTTCTATGTTGGCAGAGGAGCCATATTTCTTCTTTGCGGCAGAGAGAAGCCCTGCTTCAAGGGTCTCAATAATGATCGCCATGTTGACGCTCTTTTCCCTTGCAATTTCTCCCAGAGCTTCAATTATTTCGTAACTCATTCTACTTCTTCCTCCACACGTCAAACTTGAGATTCGCCCTTTCGATGCCTGACAGCGGCAGGGTCAAGAGCTCGCCATCCTTCGTCCGAAGGGTCAGCATACCCTCCTTGCAGTCTTCAATCAGACCAACAATACGTCTCTGCCCGCAAACAGGGGAAAAAGTCTTTATGGATGCGACCTTCCCCGCAAATCTAATGAAGTCTTTCTCGCCGGTAATCGCCCTCTCGACGCCCGGAGAGGAAACCTCAAGATAGTATCTATGAGGAATCGCATCCTCAGTGTCCAGCACGTCTGAGAGCCTCCGGGACAGATTAGCACAATCATCGACTGTAACGCCACCCGGTTTATCAACGAAGACTCTGAGAGTCCATCTCCCCCCGGCGTTCACGTACTGGAGGTCAACGAGCTCCATAACTTCACTGGAAACAACATCTCCCACCATGCCTCTGAGTCGTTTTTTCAGATCCGCAAAGCTCTCGGCAGGCGGAGCTTCATCTTTGCCGGCATGACGTTCCTTGTTCTTCACCCCAATCTCCAAAAAAGCCAATGAGTGGGAAGAGCAACACCCACTCACGTAAACTCCAATTTACACCAGTCAGAGAAGTCTGGCAAGCACAAACTTCGGTGAAATTGAGGGGTTGGGGGTAACTGTGCTGAGCGAGCTAGAATCCTGGGGATTTCCTTGGCCTGGTCTTGAGAAGGGCGGGCTTGGTCGAATAGACGAGCTCGGTGACGACCTTGCCGACTGCCTCGAGACTTTGCGGGGAGCACTTGTCAGGAGTATCCCTGAGCGTGTGCCAGGAGGGATAGTCAAAATCTATCAGCAGGGAAGTCGGAATCCCCGCGTCAATCAAGGGAATGTGGTCATCAATCAAAGTGTATTTCACCTCGTTCTTGAACTGCTGAACCTTCAAGTTCCTGGCGGTCTCCCAAATTCTCGATGTGAGGCCAAGGGCACTAATCACGGAATAACCCTCTTTGTAGATTGATAGATCCTTGTCTCCGACCATATCAACGACTATTCCAAAAGACGGCGCGGTCGCGCCCAGGCTCTTCGCATAGAATCGCGCTCCCTGACTGTAGAGGTCCGGTCTATCCGGCTGACCGAGGTCTTCCCCATCAAAGAAGACTATGTCCACGCCGACGGGAGGTTTTGCTTCTCCGAGAAGCCGTCCGACTTCAAGAAGAACGCTTACTCCTGATGCTCCGTCGTTTGCCCCAGGGATGGGTTCGTCGGCATTTTCCGGGCTGTCCAGGTCTGCCCACGGCCTTGTGTCCCAGTGAGCGGCCAGCAGGATTCTTGTCTTCTCCTCCGGATAGAAAGATGAAATAATATTCTCGAGTTTCACGCTGCCCTCGCCGAGCACACCGTCGAAAACCTGAGTCGTCACAGTCGCGCCGCACTTCTCCATCTCCTTCACGATGTACTCTCTCCCCCGCTCGTGTCCGGGGCTGCCCGGGTTTCTTGGCCCCAGGTTCACCTGGGCCACGAGATGCTCGTATGCCTTCGCGCCGTCAAAAGCCGGATGCCCTCCAGAGGCGCAATTCAAACTCAGGGAGCTCAACAGCATTACTATCAACACGAAATCACCGGATTTCTTCAAGACTACCTCCTATCAGACAGCGTGTACTCACGCCATTTTGCGTACTGAAGGTCTGTGATGGCGCTGAGCCGTAAGCTGGCTTTCGCGGGAGGGATGGGAACCCATCTTGGCGAGCAAGGTGGGGATACCCAGCCCTTTAGAGGGTGGGAGGGGCAAGGATTCCCCGCCTGGCGAGCCAATGAATGGGTCATCCCGGAGCGGAGCCAGCGAGGGGCTCAGTCGCCATAGCGCAAATTCGAGAGAGCGAGTCCGAGAAGGATCGACATTTTCGGCAGGAGGGAAAGGACATCTCGAGGAGCCGAGCATGGTCGAGCGCCATCAGAACCTGATTTCGGCCGATGCCAGAAGCCCGACCGTGCGCCAGGTTCTATTCTCCTTGACGTTTGCGTTCTGGCTGGCTGTAAGCTGCGCATTTCCGGTCACGTTCGCGCTGAAGTTATAGGCGGCGGATGCATTCAGTGAGAAAGTGTTTCTGTCGTCAAGAATGTTGGTGTCCTGACCTTCTGCCGCATAGGAAGTCTTGGACTTGGTGTAGTTGATGTCAACGTTCGTGTTCACGTTGCTTTTCAGTTTGAATTCCTTCTTTCCGGGAATCTTCATTCCCTTTGAAGATTTGATCGTGTGCTGAACATTCACTCTGTACGATGAGCTGTTAGTGGTCTGCAGAGTGTATCTCCCTCTGAATCTTTCAGTCGTCGAAGTGCTCCTTGATGAACTCAAGCTTGCTCTCATGCCGCTCTTGAAAGTGCCGCTCGCAGATAGAAGAGGAGACAGGTTTTTCGTATGGCTCTCGGTTTCTACTCCATACTCCTTTGTCCCGCTGGAGTCGTTTCGTTTGGAGTAGCCGCTTTCCAGGCTGAGAGAGGATAGGATCTTGCCAAATCCCAACCGCTTTTCAATCGAGCTCATTGTGACCCGGACATCTGGCCATGTCCCTGACTTCGAGAATGTCGTCGAGCTATTGTACTCCCTGGTTGTGTTCCTGAGGTCGTATTTGAGGTCAATCGACGCGGTGCGCGAGAGGCTGCCCCTGGTACCTGCGGATGTTTGGGTTGTCGTCGAGCTTTCATCGGGTATCCTTTTCTTGGATTCCGGGTCACTGCGTATTGATTTTGAAATACCGAGATGATATTTCCAGTCTGGAGCAGTCGAGACTCTTCCGAATGCCGTAGATTTTGAAATCGTCCGGCTGACGGACACATCTGAAAATTTTGCGAGAGTCCCGAAAATCAACGAGATCGGATTCGGCGGACCTTTTGCCGTATCCGGCTTCGCACCGAAAGAGGAAAGAGAGCGCCCCAGTAGTTTTACGGGCAGCATTCCCCTCAAGCCGATCGAGTTCCCGTTTGCGATATTTCTAATCCTTCCCGGGACACCCGTCGGATCAAGCTCGGCTCCGCGGGACTCTGAATAGGTTCCGGAGGCGCTCACGGTTGGGGAGAAGATTTTGAAGAAATATGCCTTCGGACTGTAGCTTATGTTGGCCATCTCACTTCTTCTGATCTCAGTCCCGATATTCATGTTGCCGAGTTGCCCTATTCTATTTGCGAGCATTAGGTCTCTCGTTGAAGAGAAGGAGTAGCTCGTCCGGAACGGATTCAATATGGGATTGAATGTAGTGTTCAGATTGGCGGCAGATGCCCGCGAGACTGTTTCATTTCTCAGGAGAAGCCCGCTTCCCGGGGAGTAAGCAAACCGGTCGTAGAGTCTTCTGCGTGATTCCGAGCTCGTAACATTGAGATTCACATTTTCCGGAAGCAGGAACAATTTCAGCTCTCTTTTCGCTCCGCTTTTGGCAGTCCTTGAAAAAATCGTCAAAGGCTTTCCTCCTCGAGGTGAAATAATGTACGCAACCTGCGTGCTTCTTGAGGCCGAGGAATCTCTCGAAGTCGGCCCGAACGCAACTCTACTGCTCAAGGCGAAATTGGCCGTTATCCCGTCCACGGTATATTTCATGATCGAACTTCTGGATGGATTCTTGCTGAAACTCACTCCGACTCTTTGCGAAACGTTCTCGGAAAGCTCGCTCTTCCTATCCTCTGCTCCGAAGATGACGTCGGACCCTGTTTTGAACTTGGGAAGACTGGAGGCTTTGTCCCTGGAGAACGTGACCGGCAGAGAGACTCCCAATCCGGAAACGAATTTGTGAGGGTTGAAGCTGCCGCTGAGACTCATCCGGGTTGAGCTCGCGCCGAATGGGCTGGATTGTCCGACTGAAACGAAATCCTGATCTTCGTTCCTGTACGTCGCAGCAAGCGAAAGAAGGTCGGCGAATCTTGCCTCGGCATTCACCCAGCCGGCCGTTCCTGTTTCTCTCTTGACCTCCGAGAGCCGGAGTTCGTCGATCCAGACTTCGCCCGACTGGGCTAGGGCCGTACTCGAGTCAACCGCAACCCCAAATTGGATCATTCTCACACTGGTGAACGAGGGATTCCCACGCACGCGAAAGGTCTTGCCGTCTTCAACGTATAGAGTGTCAAGGGATGCGCCCGGAATCGTTCCGATTTTCAGCCTGCTCAGGTCGGCGATTTTCACCTCATATGGCTGCCACCCGGTGGTTACCGGGACCACGTATTCGTAGTAGCTGTCCTCGGCGCCGACTCTCATCAGGAACTTGACGTGGTTCGGATCGCACGAGTCTGCATCAGCGCAGACGGGCGGGGGATACCACTTCGCATAGAACTTGAGTGAGCTGTATAGCGTGTATCTGTTTGCGGATGAAAAAGCTTTGAAGATGAGAACAGTATCTCTCGGAGCAAGACGTTCAAAGCCCAGGACCAGGGACTGTTCTCTCTTCACAATCCGGCTCTGCTCGCCCGGATTGAAGGGCGGCGTGTAAATGTTCCCATTCTCCTTGTTGTTGAGAACGCCAATTCTTGTCGCTGTGCCCCTGGTGGACTGGGCTTGTGTGAGCGGGACTTTTTCCCACCTGTTTCCAACCACTTCTATCGAGGCAATCTGAATCCTGGTGTCCGTGTTGAATCCGTCAAGCCAGACTCTCATGTGCTTTATGAGATCCCAGCTCGGCTGTCCCACGGTTGTGTCAACTGCCTCCGGGCTTATCGGAATCTGGAAGAGCCTCCACCCGTTCTCCGGACCCACAACAGACGGATATTGGCTGTGAAAATCCCTGTACACGTCGGTCTTCACATATTTCTCCGGGTCACCCAGATCTATCGAGAACTCAAAGAAATTCTCACCGGTGTCGAGGTATCCATTGAGATTCAGGTCCTCCGTGTCCAATCTCTGGTTTCCTTCTGTCCCGTTAATTTTCCAGTAATCGATTGTGCCCGTCGGATAATCGTCGCCATGCGGATCGTCCGCTGTCCCGTATTTCCAGATTTCCCTTTCGTCCTTTGTGAAAACGCCGTCGAGCCCCGTATCCTCATCTGCGTCCAGTATGCCGTCCGGCACCCGTTTCTCTTCAGTATCAAGTTTGGCATTGGGAAGACTGTCGGGGCGCCATACCGCGTCCTCACTTACAGATCCGAGATCGATGTGGAGTTTCTTCCCCACAAGGCTAGCCCTATCCAAGGGGCTGAAATCATTGACCCACACTTCTAGGAATTGAGCCTTGGTCAGGTCCTCTCCTCCTCTTGAGATTATCTGCGTCACGCCTGCCCACTGGGGATCGATACCGCCAAGCCTGGGCAGGAGGTGAAATTCCAGCACCGCAATGGGATTGTCACCCTCCTCGGGCCTGAGTTGAGGCCGGAGATCTCTGTCTTTCACAGCCGTCGGGGGATTGTACCAGGCAAGTCTGGCGACTTTCTCTATGTTCGATGGAACCCGCGGCGGGACGCTTGAATGGAACCACCCGTATCTTGAAACGCTTGCGGATACTACTTCCTTGTTGCCTTCCATGTCATCAATGTAAACCTCGTTTCTTGTGTTGGGATTCGGAAAGCTCATTGCAAGTTCCGAGGCGATTGAAAACGAGGACTGAGTCGTCGTTCTAACCAGCGGCAGCGCGTTGACGAGACGCGTCATCCATTCAGGATTCTGCCTGAAGCTGCCCGTAACGCTTCCGACCATGGTGCGCGACGGCTCACCTCCAAGCTTTGGCCTTTCCTCCGAGGCGCCCTTGCTTTCATATATCCAGGTGGTTGCCAATGAAGGTCCCGCCCCGGGCTTGTATGAGGCGGAGAATCCCATGAGAGTGCTCTGCGCCTGGGGCCCGAACGGAAGATAGGAGTAGTCGACAGAAACGTCAGCGGACGAGGACTTTGCGTCATCAGCCAGGAGTCTTATTTCTCCGGTCTCGTAGTAAATCTCATAGTCGGTCCCGCGATTCAGCTTTCTGTCGCCAAGCTTCACAACTTCTGAATCTTTTATGATGTTTGTCACGCCCAGGTCGACCGTTGACTGCGAACTTATGTATTCAACCTCCATGTAATATTTCGAATCGCTTCCTGGTATCGGCGACCTCTTATCATAGACAAGCGGGTTTGCTTCATCACCCATCAGCGTGTCTGGCCTTTGACTGAAGAAAGGCCACCGCTTCCACCAATCTTCCGGATGCAGAGCGGCATCGTAGAGTCCGATGTCGAACGAATCGGGGGCGAACGGCCTCAGATCAGGGAAAAGGACGAGCCCTCTCTCAAGATCCACGTACCATGGGTCGATTTTTCCGTCAGGGATGTCTCTCCATCTGGAATCGTATGTTCCGCCCCTGTCAAGGCCGAGAACCTGAACGTAAGGCACCGAAACCCCGTTTATGATTTCGTAGTCCTTGTCGTCGCCGCCCGCGGTCTTTCTTCTTATTGAGAGCTTGAATCCATCGGTGCTTATTCGTCTCGCATCCAGACTGTAGAAATTCCTGAGCTCAAGTCTGATCGTGGAGAACCATTTGTTCGATTTGTCATAAAGACCGGTGGTTGGGACGATAGTAATCTCACTCGAAGGAACCTTGAGAATCTTGAGCCTCAAGTTGCCGGTCACTGATCCGACTCTTCCTCTGACCGAGTCTTCGTACGACACCGCCAGGAGATTGCCTTCGGGAATCGGCGTCCTCAGAGCCAGTATTGGGAATCTCTTCTCCGTATCAAGGTACTCAATTGTGTAGTCGTCCTGGACCGCCCTGAGATCGAAATCTCCCTGCAAGGAATCGCTCCCGGTTCTTGCAGGATCGATATAGGCGAACCCCGTTATCGATCCGCGATTTGTGGAGAGTATCCTGTCATCCGTGTAGAGCTGAAGCGACGACACATTAAGCGGGAAGCGGCCCAGGTTGTTACTGTCCCTCGTGAGATTTGGAAAGTTCCCCACGGAATCATTGTAGAAGAAAGCAGCATAGACCTGGGGATCGTCGAGAAGATAGTACGTTCTTTTGAAGTAACTCAGATCGTCTATCACGGGCTTGCTTTTCTTTACAAACGTCCGTCTTTCGGTCTTTCCTTCCTCCTTGCTGGCAATGGTTGTCAGGTCAATATCTCCAATTTTCGATACTGCTCTTATTCCAAAAAGGCCCTCGTGCCTTCCTCCGTAGCTCACGTACTGCGTTCCCGGAAGAACGAGGTTCGTATTCCCGAGGTCTATGCTCTTCACGACGTCGTCTTCATATCCCTCGTACCTGATCTTCACCCTGTTCTCGAGATCTGTCAGAACGTTTGAGTTCTGGTCAACATCAACCTTCACCTTGTCCCCGACGGTTCCACTCAACTTGACAACCATATCCTGCCTCATCTCAAGCTGGGGGAATCTGGACGTTCTCCCTCTCTCCGTAATCGGCTCATTGACAAGCCAGGTGCTGGAACCGCCGAAGGTTATGCTTTCCGAACCTGCCACATCCAGCTTGGCCCCCTGCCCGATTACGGCGCCGACTGCCTTTGGAAACTGGACTGGTATCTCCACGTGGATAAGGCTCGTGGGCCTGCCGCCGCTCGCCTTCGCTCCGGCGAGCCCGAGTCTTGAGGTCCCTTTGAAAAGTATGGCAAGCTTTTGCGACGTTATTTCTTGAAGGTAGTCATTCAGATATTCAATCTTCGGGGGGCCGATTTCGATGTCACTTACGGAGACGCTCTGCGAAACCGTGTTGTCCTCATGGTCATAGGAGACAAAATAATTGCGCGGGTCCTGCTCGATCCTGAGTCTGTAGTGCCTCGGAAAGGATGCCAGCGAATCCGGCGGGAGGGAAAGGAACGAGCCTCCAGAGGAGCTTCTGAGCTGCCAGAGGCCCGAAACCGGCTCTTCTCCGTAGGCTGAGGACTCACCAAACGGCGCCAGAAGCACAAAGAATAGCAGAAAGACCGCTTCTTTTCTTGACATCCTGGGTTGACTCTTCGTAGAACGAAGCCTATTCCACATCCGGTTACCTCGTCAAGAGTTCCATCAGCTTCGATGGTCTCCAGCACTCAAGCCCGCTGATGAGTCCAAGCCCTATACTAATCTACACTTGCCGTCAAAACTATGTCCTCGAAACTTGCGGCAGCCCAACAATGGTTCGCTCTGAGACGTCCTTTCCCTCCTGCTACCCGGCCGCGTCACCGGCCTGCCCGAGCCCATCCCGCAGTCCCAAATCGGCCAAAACGCCTTGTCTGGAAATCCCTGCTACTGTATAGTGGTCGAGGGGTCTGGTGGGTGAGCGATGCAACCTGAACCCTCGAACCCTTGAACCCTCGAACCCCAGAACCCTGTCTAGAGGAGCGACCCGGTTGACCATTCTTCAGAAAATGGTCTTAAAGGACCACCTGCTTCCATTTATCCTCGGTTTTTCCGTCGTTGTCTTCCTTTTGAGTATGGATTTCCTGTTTGACTATCTAGACCTAATTCTCGGCAAGGGTATCCCATTCCTGATAGTTCTCGAACTTTTTCTTTTCGGCCTGGGATGGATGATCGCTTTGGCGGTTCCGTGCGCCGTCCTTGTCGCCACCCTCATGGCATTCGGGAGACTTTCTCACGACAACGAGGTTACTGCAATGAGGGCCGCAGGCGTCAATCCTGTGAACGTCATTGTTCCGCCATTCCTCGCCTCTCTGATCCTGGCGGTTCTGCTTGTGCTCTTCAATAACTACGTGTTGCCGGAGACGAATCATGCCTTTGCAAATCTCCTTCTAGATATCGGAAGAAAACGCCCGGTCGCCAAGCTGCAGGAAGGCGTATTCATGAACGAGTTTGAAGGCTACAGCATGCTCGTCGGCAAGGTGAATGACAGGACCAACGACCTTTCCGGAATAACCATCTATCAGTTCAATCCGGATGGCAGAGTCCCGACCACGATTGTTGCGAAAAAGGGCAAGGTCTTCTACTCGCCTAACGGAGACGTTATCACCCTGAGACTGGAGCACGGCGAGATTCACGATGTCCCGGACACGTCCGAACAGACAAGATATCGAAGGCTTTTCTTTCAGGTCCACACCATAAACATGAAAAACGCCGGGGCGCTTCTTCAGAGGAGCGACAGAGAAGTCCGCGGAGACAGGGAAATGAGTGCAACTATGATGCTCAAGTTGGCGGCGACACTGAAAAACCAGCGGGCGGATGCAATCGCAAGGCTTGACGGCAAACTATCGCCATTCAGCAAAGAATACAGGGATTATCTTGTTCCCGACGGACATGATCCGTCGTACACGCTGAAGGGCTGGTTTAAGGAGAGCATCAGGTCGCTCATGAAGGTCCTCCGTGGAAAGCAGCTCGTGCCCGCCCCCCCGGAGGCATCAAGGAGCAGGTATCTCGAACAGGATGTCAGAATAACCAGAATCGAGGTCGAATCTCTCGAAAAGAGAATAGGCTCATTGTTTGTTGAAATACAAAAGAAGATCTCGATTCCGTTCGCCTGTGTCGTGTTTGTGCTCGTGGGTGCACCACTTGGGATGCGTGTAAGGAAGGGAGGAATTGCGATTGCGTTCTTGAGCCTTGTGTTCTTCCTTTTCTACTATATTTGCCTTGTGGGTGGGGAACAACTCGCAGACAGGAGGCTTGTTCCTCCCGTCATTGCCATGTGGGTTGCAAACATAGTGCTGGGAGTCGTTGGCGTTGTGTTCACCCTGAAGAGCTGTGATCTGAGAATCTTCCAGCGACGGCGCAAATCAAGGAACTCCCCGCGTGAAAATTCTTGACAAGTATCTTCTGCGGTCATTCGTCAATTTCCTCTTCTTCTCATTCCTGATTTTCATCAGCATAATGGTCATTGTCGATGCTTTTGAGAAGATCGACATTTTCATCGACTACAAGACGCCTCTTTACACCATCCTCAGATTCTATGTTTTCAGCCTCCCGAACATAATGTTCCTGATCCTTCCGGTGGCCATGCTCCTTGCAACCATACTGACTGTCGGACAGCTTGCCAAGACAAACGAGCTCATCGCGGTAAAGAGCGCCGGCGTCTCTCTGACAAGAATCCTCATGCCTGTCTTTGCCTTCTCATTGATGATCTGCGTGGCTGCCTTTCTTCTTGAAGAGATGGTCGTGCCCTATTCATCGTGGATGAGAAGAGAGGTTATGTCCCACGAGATAAAGAAAGAGCCGAGAATTCCCATCGAGGAAAAGAGAAACATCAATCTTCTCACCGGAGGCGGCAGGATTCTTGCGATCGGCAGGTACGATATCCGGGGAAAGAGAATGGAGAACGTCCTTGTCGAAGAATTCTCATCGGATACTCTGAGGAGACGAATAGACGCTAAGGTGGGTGAATGGGACGGCAAGGCTTGGGTCTTTAGAAACGGCATCATAAGAACGTTCCAGAAAGGAGGAGAACAGGTATTCCAATTTGGGGAACTCAGGCTGAAAGGACTGAAAGAGACTCCATCCGACTTTGCAAAACAGGAAAAGAGGCCCGGGGAGATGAATCTCCTTGAACTGGGGAAGTACATTTCCCTGGTGAGGCAAAGCGGCGGGAGCATTCAGAAACACTCCGTTGAGTTCAACATCAAGCTTGCTTTCCCATTCGTGAACTTCATAGTTGTCTTGATCGGAGCGGCGCTCTCTAACCGGATGCGGCGGGGGACTGTTGCTCTTGGCGGAGGCATGGGTCTGACGATAAGCTTCATCTACTACGGGTTTTTCAAGACAGGAGAAGCACTGGGCCATTCCGGGGTTCTTCCTCCGGTGCTTGCGGCCTGGCTGGGCAATATTTTCTTCTTCATTCTGGGCGCCTTCCTTTTCTCGAAGTCTCAGAGATAGGGGACACTATCGACTACTCTCTTTATTATGTCGCCGATGTCTCGAAGGTCTCACCCGGGAAATTCCTGGATGTGCTTGAAGATGCCCTGAGAGGCGGCGTGTCCATGGTTCAGCTCAGGGCGAAGGAATTGACCTGGCCGGAATTCCTTAACCTTGCTGCTAAAGTAAAGAAGCTCTGCAGGAAATACGGTGTCCCCTTTATCGTCAACGACAGGATTGACATAGCTCTTGCTTCTAACGCTGACGGCGTGCACCTCGGCGACTCCGACACATCAGTATCCGTCGCCAGAAAGGTTCTTGGGAAGAGATCAATAATCGGGAGAACGGTTAGAAGCGCGGATGAAGCCGTGCGGGCCGAGTACGAGGGAGCTTCGTACGTAAGCGTCGGATCAATCTATCCGACCAAGACGAAACGTGTTCCAAAGATTGTCGGCCCTTCCGGGATAGGAAGAGTGAGACAGAAGGTGAAGATTCCGGTTGTAGCGATAGGCGGAATAGGTCTCAAGAATGCCCGCACCGTCATCCGGTCAGGCGCAGACGGCATAGCCGTAGTCTCTGCGATTGCTC comes from Candidatus Eisenbacteria bacterium and encodes:
- a CDS encoding LptF/LptG family permease; the encoded protein is MKILDKYLLRSFVNFLFFSFLIFISIMVIVDAFEKIDIFIDYKTPLYTILRFYVFSLPNIMFLILPVAMLLATILTVGQLAKTNELIAVKSAGVSLTRILMPVFAFSLMICVAAFLLEEMVVPYSSWMRREVMSHEIKKEPRIPIEEKRNINLLTGGGRILAIGRYDIRGKRMENVLVEEFSSDTLRRRIDAKVGEWDGKAWVFRNGIIRTFQKGGEQVFQFGELRLKGLKETPSDFAKQEKRPGEMNLLELGKYISLVRQSGGSIQKHSVEFNIKLAFPFVNFIVVLIGAALSNRMRRGTVALGGGMGLTISFIYYGFFKTGEALGHSGVLPPVLAAWLGNIFFFILGAFLFSKSQR
- the thiE gene encoding thiamine phosphate synthase, which encodes MDYSLYYVADVSKVSPGKFLDVLEDALRGGVSMVQLRAKELTWPEFLNLAAKVKKLCRKYGVPFIVNDRIDIALASNADGVHLGDSDTSVSVARKVLGKRSIIGRTVRSADEAVRAEYEGASYVSVGSIYPTKTKRVPKIVGPSGIGRVRQKVKIPVVAIGGIGLKNARTVIRSGADGIAVVSAIAHARNPFNAASKLRKLIK